A window from Chryseobacterium vaccae encodes these proteins:
- a CDS encoding transposase has translation MNFKNIHIGSLIKSEIVKNEIEYSRISTFFSKPVVEIEEMFNQEHLSTELLLKWSKLLKYDFFRLYSQHLILFSPQRNMGSDIKRINTPVFRKNIYTKEMILFILERIDSGKMSKPEVVSTYKIPKTTLYKWIRKYSNLDS, from the coding sequence ATGAACTTTAAAAATATACATATTGGTTCTTTGATTAAGAGTGAAATTGTGAAAAATGAAATAGAGTATTCCCGTATTTCAACATTTTTTAGTAAACCTGTTGTAGAAATAGAAGAAATGTTCAATCAAGAACATCTTTCTACAGAATTATTATTGAAGTGGAGTAAGCTATTGAAATACGATTTTTTTAGACTTTACTCTCAGCATCTTATTTTATTTTCCCCACAAAGGAATATGGGGAGCGATATCAAAAGAATAAACACGCCTGTCTTTAGAAAAAATATTTATACTAAAGAAATGATATTATTCATTTTAGAAAGGATAGACAGTGGCAAAATGTCAAAACCTGAAGTAGTAAGTACTTATAAGATACCTAAAACTACTCTTTATAAATGGATTCGTAAGTATTCAAATTTGGATTCTTAA
- a CDS encoding helix-turn-helix domain-containing protein translates to MCPDYKKIYTDLISEKFPLKLNECQDFFNKKTLNSLDIIQLNNVLFPNNKFNDQKHKSYDKQSIFEMLKYQREEKLNNSQLALHFKLSRNTVAAWKKKYKI, encoded by the coding sequence ATGTGCCCTGATTATAAGAAGATTTATACGGATTTGATCTCAGAGAAATTCCCTTTAAAATTGAATGAATGCCAAGATTTTTTTAATAAAAAAACATTGAATAGCTTAGATATTATTCAATTGAATAATGTACTTTTTCCAAACAATAAATTTAATGATCAAAAACATAAATCTTACGATAAGCAAAGCATATTTGAAATGTTAAAGTATCAAAGAGAAGAAAAACTTAATAATTCACAATTAGCATTGCATTTTAAATTGAGTAGGAATACAGTAGCTGCCTGGAAGAAAAAATATAAGATTTAA